One window from the genome of Candidatus Beckwithbacteria bacterium encodes:
- a CDS encoding glutamine amidotransferase → MKITIAHLYPKDLNIYGDRGNIFSLVYRLKQRGIKVFIKSIGLNDPLPQGGFDLLFGGGGQDQQQQLIASDLFKRRVVLLKAAQAGIPMLTICGTYQLFGNYFQPSSGPKIKGIGIFNAYTVASKQRKIGNIIIKANPAVLHPTPYLVGFENHSGNTFLAAATQPLGKVILGFGNNGQDKTEGAVIHNVFGCYLHGSLLPKNPHFCDYLIKLALEKKYGPIKLEPLDDQLEWQAHAAALKRARKLARPLLKYL, encoded by the coding sequence ATGAAAATTACCATTGCTCATCTTTATCCGAAAGATTTGAATATTTACGGCGACCGGGGTAATATTTTTAGCTTAGTTTACCGCTTAAAACAGCGGGGAATCAAAGTCTTTATTAAATCCATTGGCCTAAACGATCCTTTACCTCAGGGGGGCTTTGATCTGTTATTCGGCGGCGGCGGCCAAGACCAGCAACAACAATTAATTGCTTCAGATTTATTTAAACGCCGCGTTGTTTTATTAAAAGCGGCTCAAGCCGGCATTCCTATGCTTACTATTTGTGGCACTTATCAACTTTTCGGTAATTATTTCCAACCGTCCAGCGGCCCCAAAATTAAAGGCATCGGTATTTTTAATGCCTATACCGTTGCTTCTAAACAACGCAAAATCGGCAATATTATTATTAAAGCTAACCCTGCTGTCCTTCACCCTACTCCCTATCTTGTCGGCTTTGAAAATCACTCCGGCAATACTTTTTTAGCCGCCGCTACTCAACCCTTAGGTAAGGTGATTCTCGGTTTTGGCAATAATGGCCAGGACAAAACCGAAGGCGCTGTTATTCACAATGTTTTCGGCTGTTATCTCCATGGTTCGCTTTTACCTAAAAATCCGCATTTTTGCGATTATTTAATTAAATTAGCTCTTGAAAAAAAATACGGGCCAATTAAACTTGAACCTCTAGATGATCAGTTAGAATGGC
- a CDS encoding MurT ligase domain-containing protein — translation MSTSIIIGKIINKFCRVFSLGGTALPGLVILKINSDFINQLVKTNQLKSIIITGTNGKTTTCRLIGEIFKTHRINFIHNRSGSNLMRGIASSLINQSDVFGHLKEKFAIWEIDEAAVKEAVKQLKPEIILFNNLSRDQLDRYGEVDSILKLWQESLQLLPKTSQVLINQADARLKTLSFPRIVYFGQPLSPGQYHQYNLEAAKTVANVLRLDPQLTTQGLTRFRPAFGRGEELVLNDKPIKIFLVKNPAGFNAIWQMLQDQNQLNKRLLIILNDLIADGTDVSWIWDIDFNYLNSRKTPITVSGTRALDMALRLKYAGLNPHLIQLEPNIKKALSYSPDYILPTYTAMLKLRQIIFKQKFD, via the coding sequence ATGTCAACAAGCATTATTATAGGAAAAATAATTAATAAGTTTTGTCGGGTTTTCTCTTTAGGCGGCACCGCCCTCCCCGGATTAGTTATCTTAAAAATTAATTCTGATTTTATTAACCAGTTAGTTAAAACCAACCAACTTAAATCAATAATTATCACCGGCACCAACGGTAAAACCACCACTTGTCGCCTAATCGGGGAAATCTTCAAGACTCATCGAATAAATTTTATTCACAATCGCAGTGGTTCTAATTTAATGCGGGGAATTGCTTCCTCTTTAATTAATCAAAGTGATGTTTTCGGCCATTTAAAAGAAAAATTCGCCATCTGGGAAATTGACGAAGCCGCCGTTAAAGAAGCCGTTAAACAATTAAAACCGGAAATCATTCTTTTTAATAACCTGTCCCGTGACCAACTAGATCGTTATGGCGAAGTTGATTCAATCTTAAAACTCTGGCAAGAATCACTGCAATTACTGCCTAAAACTTCCCAAGTTTTGATCAATCAGGCTGATGCCCGTTTAAAAACATTAAGTTTCCCCAGAATCGTTTACTTTGGCCAACCACTCTCTCCCGGCCAATACCATCAATATAACCTCGAGGCGGCTAAAACCGTTGCCAATGTTCTTCGCTTAGATCCTCAACTGACCACTCAAGGTCTGACCCGCTTTCGTCCGGCTTTCGGTCGGGGAGAAGAATTAGTTTTGAATGATAAACCGATTAAAATTTTTCTGGTGAAAAACCCCGCCGGATTTAACGCTATTTGGCAAATGCTTCAAGATCAAAATCAGTTAAACAAACGGCTGTTGATTATCTTAAATGATTTAATTGCCGACGGAACCGACGTTTCCTGGATTTGGGATATCGACTTTAATTATTTAAACTCCAGAAAAACTCCCATTACTGTTTCCGGCACCCGGGCTTTGGACATGGCTTTAAGGCTAAAATACGCCGGGCTTAACCCCCACTTAATCCAACTAGAACCAAATATTAAAAAAGCTCTCAGTTATTCGCCGGACTATATTTTACCCACCTATACCGCCATGCTGAAACTGCGTCAAATTATCTTTAAACAAAAATTCGATTAA